In one Ornithinimicrobium pratense genomic region, the following are encoded:
- a CDS encoding CGNR zinc finger domain-containing protein → MHFTHDTQLALQAAAALVNTSLRREGDVDELATVSELEAFVRRWRWTGRRTRDRAELDEVRHLRPRLEAFWEEGEEGVAQLANTLLAEAQALPRLVNHDDLGWHLHATPDDAPLATRMAVEAAMAFGDVLRADELRRLRVCEADDCRDVHVDLSRNRSRRYCSTTCGNRMAAAAYRERQGARPTENPRPSNETEDGS, encoded by the coding sequence ATGCATTTCACTCATGACACACAACTGGCGCTGCAGGCCGCCGCAGCCCTGGTCAACACGTCCCTGCGCCGTGAGGGGGACGTCGACGAGCTGGCCACGGTGAGCGAGTTGGAGGCGTTCGTCCGCCGGTGGCGCTGGACCGGTCGCCGGACCCGGGACCGGGCCGAGCTCGACGAGGTGCGCCACCTGCGGCCCCGGCTCGAGGCCTTCTGGGAGGAAGGGGAGGAGGGGGTGGCGCAGCTGGCCAACACCCTGCTCGCGGAGGCGCAGGCGCTGCCGCGGCTGGTCAACCACGACGACCTCGGCTGGCACCTGCACGCCACCCCCGACGACGCCCCGCTCGCGACCCGGATGGCGGTCGAGGCGGCCATGGCCTTCGGTGACGTGCTGCGAGCCGACGAGCTGCGGCGGCTGCGGGTCTGCGAGGCTGACGACTGCCGGGACGTCCACGTAGACCTGTCCCGCAACCGGTCCCGGCGCTACTGCAGCACCACCTGCGGCAACCGGATGGCCGCCGCGGCCTACCGGGAGCGACAAGGGGCCCGGCCGACCGAGAACCCGCGGCCCAGCAATGAGACGGAGGATGGCTCATGA